Proteins encoded in a region of the Streptomyces sp. NBC_00258 genome:
- a CDS encoding FecCD family ABC transporter permease, with amino-acid sequence MTGKGFRPVLLVTTLGAVLAGLCLLSLALGAANVPPDQVLRALFGDAPSRFVDNIVWSARVPRTALGLSAGAALGLAGALMQALTRNPLADPGVLGVSAGASFAIVLAVGVLGINSLYGYVWFAFAGALIATVVVYLLGGLGRSGMTPVKLALAGVAVSSMLWSFTQAIVLTDVDALNKFRFWSAGSLADADDGMVWRVLPFLVIGAVLALACAPALNSLALGDDVAASLGRRLGLVRLAGVASITLLTGAAVAVIGPVVFIGLVVPHVARVLAQLAGIGPDQRWLLPLSAVLAPCLLLAADIIGRMVARPTEIQAGVLVAFIGGPFFIAMVRRRNLAEV; translated from the coding sequence GTGACGGGCAAGGGTTTCCGGCCCGTCCTTCTCGTGACGACGCTCGGCGCCGTACTGGCCGGGCTCTGCCTGCTGTCACTGGCGCTCGGCGCGGCCAACGTCCCGCCGGACCAGGTGCTCCGGGCGTTGTTCGGCGACGCGCCGAGCCGTTTCGTGGACAACATCGTCTGGTCGGCGCGCGTGCCGCGTACCGCGCTCGGGCTCTCGGCGGGCGCGGCCCTCGGGCTGGCCGGAGCGCTCATGCAGGCCCTGACCCGCAACCCGCTCGCCGACCCCGGGGTGCTGGGGGTCAGCGCCGGGGCCTCCTTCGCCATCGTGCTGGCCGTCGGGGTGCTCGGCATCAACTCGTTGTACGGATATGTGTGGTTCGCGTTCGCGGGGGCGCTGATCGCCACCGTGGTCGTCTATCTGCTGGGCGGCCTCGGGCGGTCCGGAATGACACCGGTGAAGCTGGCGCTCGCGGGCGTGGCCGTCTCCTCGATGCTCTGGTCGTTCACGCAGGCCATCGTGCTGACCGACGTGGACGCGCTCAACAAGTTCCGGTTCTGGTCCGCGGGTTCGCTGGCGGACGCGGACGACGGCATGGTGTGGCGGGTTCTGCCCTTCCTGGTCATCGGCGCGGTGCTGGCGCTGGCCTGCGCTCCGGCCCTCAACAGCCTGGCCCTCGGCGACGACGTCGCGGCCTCGCTCGGCCGGCGCCTCGGCCTGGTCCGGCTCGCGGGCGTCGCCTCGATCACCCTGCTGACCGGGGCCGCGGTCGCGGTCATCGGCCCGGTCGTCTTCATCGGCCTGGTGGTTCCCCATGTCGCCCGGGTGCTCGCCCAGTTGGCGGGCATCGGTCCCGACCAGCGCTGGCTGCTGCCGCTGTCCGCGGTGCTCGCCCCCTGTCTGCTGCTCGCCGCGGACATCATCGGACGCATGGTGGCGCGGCCCACCGAGATCCAGGCCGGTGTGCTGGTCGCGTTCATCGGCGGCCCGTTCTTCATCGCCATGGTCCGCAGGCGCAATCTGGCGGAGGTGTGA
- a CDS encoding FecCD family ABC transporter permease, giving the protein MKSRPETGRSPGAAHFRTYRLTLPPVSGVFRPRLVGLCAGLAAATFLLFCWGLTTGDYPIDFTDVVRALVNSGDPGTVLVVQELRLPRALVGLLAGIAFGVSGALFQTMTRNPLASPDMIGLTQGAGTAVVAGIVLGWDGGLGTQGLGLFGALATALIVYALAWRRGTTGYRIILVGIGVAWICTSATDYLVAKGGRFQAQAALGWLVGNLNGRTWGQVGPLAIALAVLLPTALLLGRLLRTLQLGDDVATGLGTRVQPVRLAILLTGVGLIAFATASAGPVAFVALAAPQIAQRLAGTAWPPTVASGLTGALVVLGSDLIARTLVSGTELPVGIVTGVLGAPVLLWLLVRANRAGSGG; this is encoded by the coding sequence CTGAAGTCCCGCCCGGAAACCGGCCGTTCCCCGGGCGCCGCCCACTTCCGCACCTACCGGCTGACCCTGCCGCCCGTCTCCGGTGTCTTCCGCCCCCGGCTGGTGGGGCTGTGCGCGGGGCTCGCCGCCGCCACCTTCCTGCTGTTCTGCTGGGGCCTGACGACCGGCGACTATCCGATCGACTTCACCGATGTCGTACGGGCCCTGGTGAACTCCGGCGACCCCGGCACCGTCCTCGTGGTGCAGGAACTGCGGCTGCCGCGCGCCCTGGTCGGGCTGCTGGCCGGGATCGCCTTCGGTGTCTCCGGCGCGCTGTTCCAGACCATGACCCGCAATCCGCTGGCCAGCCCCGACATGATCGGCCTCACCCAGGGCGCGGGCACCGCCGTGGTCGCGGGGATCGTGCTGGGCTGGGACGGGGGCCTGGGCACCCAGGGCCTCGGACTGTTCGGCGCCCTGGCCACGGCCCTGATCGTCTACGCGCTGGCCTGGCGACGCGGCACCACCGGATACCGCATCATCCTGGTCGGCATCGGCGTGGCCTGGATCTGCACGAGCGCCACCGACTACCTGGTGGCCAAGGGCGGACGCTTCCAGGCACAGGCCGCCCTCGGCTGGCTGGTCGGCAACCTCAACGGCCGTACGTGGGGACAGGTCGGCCCGCTCGCCATCGCGCTGGCGGTGCTGCTGCCGACGGCGCTGCTGCTGGGCCGGCTGCTGCGTACCCTCCAGCTCGGTGACGACGTGGCCACCGGCCTCGGCACCCGCGTACAGCCGGTGCGCCTCGCCATCCTGCTCACCGGTGTCGGCCTGATCGCCTTCGCCACAGCCTCTGCGGGGCCCGTCGCCTTCGTCGCGCTCGCCGCCCCGCAGATCGCGCAGCGGCTGGCCGGCACCGCCTGGCCGCCCACGGTCGCCTCGGGTCTGACCGGGGCGCTGGTCGTCCTGGGCAGCGACCTCATAGCCCGTACTCTCGTCTCCGGCACGGAACTTCCGGTCGGAATCGTCACCGGCGTGCTCGGCGCACCGGTCCTGCTCTGGCTGCTCGTCCGCGCCAACCGCGCGGGTTCAGGAGGTTGA
- a CDS encoding ABC transporter ATP-binding protein: MSADSLSTESTDQGSTSHPDLRASGLRLAYDNRLVVDGLDLAVPPGRITAIVGANACGKSTLLRALARLLAPKEGSVHLDGRALHSIPSRELAQRLGILPQSPVAPEGLTVIDLVNRGRSPHQTWWRQWSKADEQAVHQALDATNMTDLADRPVDELSGGQRQRAWIAMAVAQGTPVLLLDEPTTYLDLAHQIDVLDLITDLNRRENRTVVMVLHDLNQACRYADHVVAMKSGRIVAEGSPAEVITAETVENVFDLTCQITMDPVSGTPLVIPMGRHHGAPPLEAAVPAAE, encoded by the coding sequence ATGTCGGCTGACTCCCTGTCGACCGAGTCCACTGACCAAGGGTCGACCAGCCACCCGGACCTGCGCGCGAGCGGTCTGCGGCTGGCCTACGACAACCGGCTCGTCGTGGACGGCCTCGACCTCGCCGTGCCGCCCGGCCGGATCACGGCCATCGTCGGCGCCAACGCGTGCGGCAAGTCCACCCTGCTGCGCGCCCTCGCCCGGCTGCTGGCACCCAAGGAGGGGTCCGTGCACCTGGACGGCCGGGCGCTGCACTCCATCCCGAGCAGGGAGCTCGCCCAGCGCCTCGGCATCCTGCCGCAGAGCCCGGTCGCGCCCGAGGGGCTGACCGTCATCGACCTGGTCAACCGGGGCCGTTCACCGCATCAGACGTGGTGGCGGCAGTGGTCGAAGGCCGACGAGCAGGCCGTGCACCAGGCGCTGGACGCGACCAACATGACCGACCTCGCCGACCGGCCCGTCGACGAGCTCTCCGGCGGCCAGCGCCAGCGCGCCTGGATCGCCATGGCGGTCGCCCAGGGCACGCCCGTACTGCTGCTGGACGAGCCGACGACGTATCTGGACCTGGCCCACCAGATCGATGTGCTGGACCTGATCACCGACCTCAACCGGCGTGAGAACCGCACGGTCGTGATGGTGCTCCACGACCTGAACCAGGCCTGCCGGTACGCCGATCACGTCGTCGCCATGAAGTCCGGGCGGATCGTCGCCGAGGGCAGTCCGGCCGAGGTCATCACCGCCGAGACCGTCGAGAACGTCTTCGACCTGACCTGCCAGATCACGATGGACCCGGTCAGCGGCACCCCACTGGTGATCCCGATGGGCCGCCACCACGGGGCCCCACCGCTGGAGGCGGCGGTCCCGGCGGCAGAGTGA
- the argB gene encoding acetylglutamate kinase — protein MRGHTVVVKYGGNAMTDDTLRRAFAQDVLTLFRAGVRPVVVHGGGPQIGVHLDRLGLKSAFLQGLRVTTPETMEVVRMVLSGKVQKDLVGLLNEHGPYAVGLSGEDGHTLTAVKRYAEVAGEPVDIGLVGDVARVNTAVVRILLDSGHIPVVSSVGRGEDGQVYNVNADTAAGAMAAALGTRVLVVLTDVPGLYADWPASDQVVDRIGAGELQRLLPSLDGGMGPKMEACLRAVRAGVGVARVLDGRAPHALLDGLAGAVGTGTTIVPDPV, from the coding sequence CTGCGCGGACACACGGTCGTCGTCAAGTACGGCGGCAACGCGATGACCGACGACACGCTCCGGCGGGCCTTCGCCCAGGACGTGCTCACACTGTTCCGCGCCGGTGTCCGGCCGGTCGTGGTGCACGGCGGCGGCCCGCAGATCGGCGTCCACCTGGACCGGCTCGGGCTCAAGTCAGCCTTCCTGCAAGGTCTTCGGGTCACCACCCCGGAGACCATGGAGGTCGTACGGATGGTGCTGTCCGGCAAGGTCCAGAAGGACCTCGTGGGACTGCTGAACGAGCACGGGCCGTACGCCGTCGGCCTCAGCGGAGAGGACGGGCACACCCTCACCGCGGTCAAGCGGTACGCCGAAGTGGCAGGTGAGCCCGTGGACATCGGGCTCGTCGGGGACGTGGCACGGGTGAACACCGCGGTCGTGCGCATCCTGCTCGACAGCGGTCACATCCCGGTGGTCTCCTCCGTCGGCCGGGGCGAGGACGGACAGGTCTACAACGTCAACGCGGACACGGCGGCGGGGGCGATGGCCGCCGCGCTGGGGACCCGGGTCCTGGTCGTCCTCACCGACGTGCCCGGGCTGTACGCCGACTGGCCCGCGAGCGACCAGGTCGTCGACCGGATCGGAGCGGGGGAGTTGCAGCGGCTGCTGCCAAGTCTCGATGGTGGGATGGGGCCCAAGATGGAGGCGTGTCTGAGGGCCGTCAGGGCTGGTGTCGGGGTGGCCCGGGTGCTCGACGGGCGTGCGCCGCATGCGTTGCTCGACGGGCTGGCCGGTGCGGTTGGAACCGGGACGACGATCGTGCCGGACCCCGTGTGA
- a CDS encoding methionyl-tRNA formyltransferase: MRVVMFGYQTWGHRTLQALLESDHEVVMAVTHPKSDHVYEKIWDDSVADLAEKHGVPVLLRNRPDDPELLAALRDAAPDLIVANNWRTVLPPEVFDLPPHGTLNIHDSLLPAYAGFSPLIWALINGEREVGVTAHRMNAELDAGDVLLQRAVPVGAADTVTDLFHRTVDLIAPVVNESLDLIASGRARWIPQDRSRASFFHKRSLEDSRIDWSWPAEDIERLVRAQCDPYPNAFTHHRGARLRIVESAVSEGRYGGTPGRIFIREGDGVVVVAGSEARNGRLRGLVVKRVRTEDGAEHAATDYFRTMGGYLTARP, encoded by the coding sequence ATGCGGGTCGTCATGTTCGGCTATCAGACCTGGGGGCATCGCACGCTCCAGGCTCTGCTGGAGTCCGACCACGAGGTGGTGATGGCGGTGACCCACCCCAAGAGCGACCACGTGTACGAGAAGATCTGGGACGACTCCGTGGCCGACCTGGCCGAGAAGCACGGTGTGCCGGTGCTGCTGCGCAACCGGCCCGACGATCCCGAACTCCTCGCCGCCCTGCGGGACGCGGCACCGGATCTCATCGTGGCCAACAACTGGCGGACCGTGCTGCCCCCGGAGGTCTTCGACCTGCCGCCCCACGGCACGCTCAACATCCACGACTCGCTGCTGCCGGCCTACGCGGGCTTCTCCCCGCTGATCTGGGCGCTGATCAACGGCGAGCGCGAGGTCGGCGTCACCGCGCACCGCATGAACGCCGAACTCGACGCGGGCGACGTCCTGCTGCAGCGGGCCGTCCCGGTCGGCGCGGCCGACACCGTCACCGACCTCTTCCACCGCACGGTCGACCTGATCGCGCCGGTGGTGAACGAGTCGCTCGACCTGATCGCCTCCGGCCGCGCGCGCTGGATACCGCAGGACCGCAGCAGGGCGAGCTTCTTCCACAAGCGGTCCCTGGAGGACAGCCGCATCGACTGGTCCTGGCCCGCCGAGGACATCGAGCGCCTGGTACGGGCCCAGTGCGACCCGTACCCCAACGCCTTCACCCACCACCGCGGGGCGCGGCTCCGGATCGTCGAGTCCGCGGTGTCGGAGGGCCGTTACGGCGGTACTCCGGGGCGGATCTTCATCCGTGAGGGCGACGGAGTGGTCGTCGTCGCCGGCTCCGAGGCGCGCAACGGCCGGCTGCGCGGGCTGGTCGTCAAGCGTGTCCGCACCGAGGACGGGGCGGAGCACGCGGCGACCGACTACTTCCGCACGATGGGTGGCTACCTGACGGCTCGTCCGTGA
- a CDS encoding lysine N(6)-hydroxylase/L-ornithine N(5)-oxygenase family protein encodes MNALHDEPDAILDVLGIGFGPSNLALAIAVEEHNAQAAPENRIRAGFLERQPSFGWHRGMLIEDATMQVSFLKDLVTMRNPTSDFSFLCFLRERGRMVDFLNAKTLFPLRIEFHEYFEWAAARVAHLVDYSDEVVSVDPVTGPDGEVRWLDVVSRAPGAPGQTITRRARNISVAVGLEPHLPPDTALSDRIWHNSQLVPRVRELNKSGTPVGRVLVLGAGQSAAEAVDYLHQSFPDSEICAIFAKYGYTPADDSPFANRIFDPEAVDVYFQSKPEVKQSLVDYHRSTNYSVVDMDLIEQLYATMYREKVQGRERLRLRNVSRIRDVRSLDDQLEVTVEYLPTGEREVLSADLLVHATGYRPRDLDTLLGRTAKLCLRDDKDAVRVGRDHRIELTPDVTAGIYLQGATEHTHGLTSTLLSTTAVRSGEILDSLLAHRADDLAARTG; translated from the coding sequence GTGAACGCACTGCACGACGAGCCGGACGCCATCCTTGACGTGCTCGGTATAGGTTTCGGGCCGTCAAATCTCGCACTGGCCATTGCGGTTGAGGAACACAACGCCCAAGCCGCTCCGGAGAACCGGATCCGCGCGGGATTTCTGGAGCGCCAGCCGTCGTTCGGCTGGCACCGGGGAATGCTCATCGAAGACGCCACGATGCAGGTGTCCTTTCTCAAGGACCTGGTCACCATGCGCAACCCGACCAGCGACTTCAGCTTCCTGTGCTTCCTGCGGGAGCGGGGCAGGATGGTGGACTTCCTCAACGCGAAGACGCTCTTCCCGCTGCGGATCGAGTTCCACGAGTACTTCGAGTGGGCGGCCGCCCGGGTGGCACACCTGGTCGACTACTCCGACGAGGTCGTCTCCGTGGATCCGGTCACAGGGCCCGACGGCGAGGTCCGCTGGCTGGACGTCGTCAGCCGCGCGCCCGGCGCCCCCGGGCAGACCATCACGCGAAGAGCCCGGAACATCTCGGTGGCCGTCGGTCTCGAACCGCATCTGCCGCCGGACACGGCCCTGTCCGACCGCATCTGGCACAACAGCCAACTCGTCCCGCGCGTACGCGAGTTGAACAAATCAGGGACACCGGTGGGCCGGGTCCTGGTGCTCGGCGCGGGCCAGAGCGCGGCCGAGGCCGTGGACTATCTGCACCAGTCCTTCCCCGACTCGGAGATCTGCGCGATCTTCGCGAAGTACGGGTACACGCCCGCCGACGACAGCCCGTTCGCCAACCGGATCTTCGACCCGGAGGCGGTGGACGTCTACTTCCAGTCCAAACCGGAGGTGAAGCAGTCCCTGGTCGACTACCACCGCAGCACCAACTACTCGGTGGTCGACATGGATCTCATCGAGCAGCTGTACGCGACGATGTACCGCGAGAAGGTCCAGGGCCGGGAGCGGCTGCGCCTGCGGAACGTGTCCCGCATCCGGGACGTACGCAGCCTGGACGACCAGCTGGAGGTCACCGTCGAGTATCTCCCCACAGGGGAACGGGAGGTGCTCTCCGCGGACCTGCTCGTGCACGCGACCGGCTACCGCCCCCGGGACCTCGACACCCTGCTCGGCAGGACGGCGAAACTCTGCCTGCGGGACGACAAGGACGCCGTACGTGTCGGGCGCGACCACCGCATCGAGCTCACGCCCGATGTCACGGCGGGCATCTATCTGCAGGGGGCGACCGAGCACACGCACGGCCTGACCTCGACCCTGCTGTCCACCACGGCGGTCCGCTCGGGCGAGATCCTCGACTCGCTGCTCGCCCATCGCGCGGACGACCTGGCCGCGCGCACCGGGTGA
- a CDS encoding ABC transporter ATP-binding protein, producing the protein MVPSYPTGRDVLRESVRGQRRDVALGSLLGSGHQIGEALVPVLIGVVIDRAVTKSDTGTLVLWLGVLAVVYVGLALSWRFGAWSGDRAAVRAEHALRIALVRRVLHPGGGAEEGRLPGALANTATEDAKRVGAVNMSVMYGISALVGILTTAVVLLRTSVLLGLVVLLGTPVLLWLGHLLSKPLETRSEAEQERAAHASAVAADLVAGLRILKGIGGESTAIARYRTTSRDSLQATLKAARAQAFQSGMVLSLTGCLIAVVALVGGRLAAEGSISLGQLVSAVGLSLFLLGPLEVLAWVNAELAQGRASATRIAEVLATPHTVTAGDRTLAQPVRGAVRLTGVSHGGLREVDLDIASGELLGVVATDPAHATDLLRCLARRADPDTGTVELDGVCLRDLDPAEMRTAMLVAEHDADLFEGTVRNNVTAAAPDSADPEPAMTAAGVAQVAETLPDGEDTAVSERGRSLSGGQRQRVALARALAADRPVLVVHDPTTAVDAVTEAGIASGIREIRKGRTTVLVTTSPALLSVTDRVVLLDDGRVTDTAPHADLIARHETYRAAVLA; encoded by the coding sequence GTGGTTCCTTCATATCCGACGGGGCGGGACGTCCTGCGGGAATCGGTCAGAGGGCAGCGGCGGGACGTCGCCCTCGGCTCGCTGCTCGGTTCCGGACATCAGATAGGCGAGGCGCTGGTTCCGGTCCTGATCGGTGTGGTCATCGACCGTGCCGTCACCAAGTCCGACACCGGCACCCTCGTCCTGTGGCTCGGCGTCCTCGCCGTGGTCTACGTGGGGCTGGCACTGAGCTGGCGCTTCGGCGCCTGGTCCGGCGACCGCGCCGCGGTACGGGCCGAACACGCCCTGCGCATCGCCCTCGTACGACGGGTACTGCATCCCGGCGGCGGGGCCGAGGAGGGCCGGCTGCCCGGCGCGCTCGCCAATACCGCGACCGAGGACGCCAAGCGGGTCGGCGCCGTCAACATGTCGGTCATGTACGGGATCTCGGCCCTGGTGGGCATCCTCACCACCGCCGTCGTCCTGCTGCGTACGTCGGTGCTGCTCGGCCTGGTCGTCCTGCTCGGCACACCCGTGCTGCTCTGGCTCGGACACCTGCTGAGCAAGCCGCTGGAGACCCGCAGCGAGGCCGAGCAGGAGCGCGCGGCACACGCCTCGGCCGTCGCCGCCGACCTGGTGGCCGGACTGCGCATCCTCAAGGGCATCGGCGGCGAGTCGACGGCCATCGCCCGCTACCGCACCACCAGCCGCGACTCGCTGCAGGCCACTTTGAAGGCCGCTCGCGCGCAGGCCTTCCAGAGCGGCATGGTGCTCTCCCTGACGGGCTGCCTGATCGCCGTCGTCGCCCTCGTCGGAGGCAGGCTGGCGGCCGAGGGAAGCATCAGCCTGGGCCAGTTGGTGTCCGCGGTCGGGCTCTCGCTCTTCCTGCTCGGGCCACTCGAGGTGCTCGCGTGGGTCAACGCCGAACTCGCCCAGGGCCGCGCCTCGGCCACCCGGATCGCGGAGGTCCTGGCGACTCCGCACACCGTCACGGCCGGAGACCGGACCCTGGCCCAGCCGGTGCGCGGCGCGGTGCGGCTGACCGGCGTCAGCCACGGCGGCCTGCGCGAGGTGGACCTCGACATCGCGTCCGGCGAACTGCTGGGCGTGGTCGCGACCGACCCCGCGCACGCCACCGACCTGCTGCGCTGCCTGGCCCGGCGGGCCGACCCGGACACCGGCACGGTGGAACTGGACGGCGTCTGCCTGCGAGACCTGGACCCGGCCGAGATGCGTACGGCGATGCTGGTGGCCGAGCATGACGCGGACCTCTTCGAGGGCACGGTCCGCAACAACGTCACGGCCGCCGCCCCCGATTCCGCCGATCCCGAGCCCGCGATGACCGCGGCCGGCGTGGCGCAGGTCGCCGAGACGCTGCCCGACGGCGAGGACACGGCGGTCAGTGAGCGCGGCCGCTCGCTCTCGGGCGGACAGCGCCAACGGGTCGCCCTGGCCCGCGCGCTGGCGGCCGACCGGCCCGTCCTGGTGGTCCACGATCCGACCACCGCGGTCGACGCGGTGACCGAGGCGGGCATCGCGTCCGGCATCCGGGAGATCCGCAAGGGCCGCACCACGGTCCTCGTGACCACGAGTCCCGCGCTGCTCTCCGTCACGGACCGGGTGGTGCTGCTCGACGACGGCCGGGTCACGGACACGGCCCCGCACGCCGACCTGATAGCCCGTCACGAGACCTACCGCGCGGCGGTGCTGGCATGA
- a CDS encoding ABC transporter ATP-binding protein, protein MSDSPNTPAADPTGAAPDDGSEPAGRELLPTATPARTRAAVRELVRPRRGLTVASFAMMIVATAVGLLVQPLLGRIVDVVADHRPPGDITLPVVLLVVVALAQGATTAMGLSLVSRLGETVLAHLRERFVEKALRLPLEQVEKAGAGDLTARVTRDVSVVGDAVRTALPELARSLLAIALTLVAMAALDWRFFIAALIAVPVQASTARWYVRNAVPLYARQRIATGSQQQQLLDTIAGAGTVRAFRMEDEHTERVTRRSSAAVELTLRGVRLVLDFYNRLHVAEYAGLAAVLVTGFLLVRGGSVSIGTATAAALYFHSLFAPVNSALVLLDDAQSATAALARLVGVADQPSPQPEKQAYAPRPRAETETKAAAEAGGTVTVTGIHHAYEPGRPVLHDVDLTLRAGERVALVGPSGAGKTTLAKLIAGVHRPTAGSVRVTTGGTGESGDGVPVALVTQETHVFAGPLADDLRLARADATDDELRTALTSVAALDWVEVLPEGLATVVGEGGHRLTSAQVQQLALARLVLADPPVAVLDEATAEAGSTGARLLEQAADRAVDGRTALVVAHRLTQAATADRIVVMDGGRIVESGTHDELCAAAGPYASLWEAWSGTRTTADQTPTHHRPDTTTLKDH, encoded by the coding sequence ATGAGCGACTCCCCGAACACTCCGGCCGCGGACCCGACCGGCGCGGCCCCCGACGACGGCTCGGAGCCCGCCGGCCGCGAGCTGCTGCCCACCGCGACCCCGGCCCGCACCCGTGCCGCGGTCCGCGAACTCGTCCGTCCGCGCCGCGGCCTGACGGTCGCCAGCTTCGCGATGATGATCGTGGCCACCGCCGTGGGCCTACTGGTCCAGCCGCTGCTGGGCCGCATCGTGGACGTCGTCGCCGATCACCGTCCGCCGGGGGACATCACTCTGCCCGTCGTCCTGCTGGTCGTGGTCGCCCTCGCCCAGGGCGCGACCACCGCGATGGGCCTGTCCCTCGTCTCCCGGCTCGGCGAGACCGTGCTGGCGCACCTGCGCGAGCGGTTCGTGGAGAAGGCGCTGCGGCTGCCCCTGGAACAGGTCGAGAAGGCGGGCGCCGGAGACCTCACCGCGCGGGTCACCCGGGACGTGTCGGTGGTGGGCGACGCGGTGCGCACGGCCCTGCCCGAACTGGCCCGCTCCCTGCTGGCCATCGCGCTGACCCTGGTCGCGATGGCGGCCCTGGACTGGCGGTTCTTCATAGCGGCGCTCATCGCGGTGCCCGTCCAGGCGTCGACCGCACGGTGGTACGTACGCAACGCCGTGCCGCTCTACGCCCGGCAGCGGATCGCCACCGGGTCCCAGCAGCAGCAGCTCCTGGACACCATCGCGGGCGCCGGCACCGTTCGGGCGTTCCGGATGGAGGACGAGCACACCGAGCGGGTGACCCGGCGGTCGTCGGCGGCGGTCGAACTGACGCTGCGCGGCGTGCGGCTGGTGCTGGACTTCTACAACCGGCTGCACGTCGCCGAGTACGCGGGCCTCGCGGCCGTCCTCGTCACCGGGTTCCTGCTCGTGCGCGGCGGGTCGGTGTCGATCGGCACCGCGACCGCCGCCGCGCTCTACTTCCACAGCCTGTTCGCGCCGGTCAACTCGGCGCTCGTCCTCCTCGACGACGCGCAGTCGGCGACCGCCGCGCTGGCCCGTCTCGTCGGGGTCGCCGACCAGCCGTCGCCCCAACCGGAGAAGCAGGCCTACGCACCGCGGCCCCGGGCAGAGACAGAGACGAAGGCGGCGGCGGAGGCGGGCGGCACGGTCACCGTGACGGGCATCCATCACGCGTACGAGCCGGGCCGACCCGTCCTGCACGACGTGGACCTCACACTCCGGGCGGGCGAGCGGGTGGCCCTGGTCGGGCCGAGCGGGGCGGGCAAGACCACCCTGGCCAAGCTCATCGCGGGCGTGCACCGTCCGACGGCCGGTTCGGTGCGGGTGACGACCGGCGGGACCGGGGAGTCCGGCGACGGAGTTCCGGTGGCACTGGTCACCCAGGAGACGCACGTCTTCGCCGGGCCGCTCGCGGACGATCTGCGCCTGGCGCGGGCCGACGCCACGGACGACGAGCTGCGCACGGCACTGACCTCGGTGGCCGCCCTGGACTGGGTCGAGGTACTGCCCGAGGGTCTGGCCACGGTCGTCGGCGAGGGAGGCCATCGCCTCACCTCCGCACAGGTCCAGCAACTCGCCCTGGCGCGGCTCGTGCTGGCCGATCCGCCGGTGGCCGTGCTGGACGAGGCGACGGCCGAGGCCGGCAGCACCGGTGCCCGTCTCCTGGAGCAGGCGGCGGACCGGGCGGTGGACGGCCGTACGGCGCTCGTCGTCGCGCACCGCCTCACCCAGGCCGCCACCGCGGACCGGATCGTCGTCATGGACGGCGGCCGGATCGTGGAGAGCGGCACCCACGACGAGCTGTGCGCTGCGGCCGGCCCCTACGCCTCCCTGTGGGAGGCGTGGTCCGGCACCCGCACCACGGCCGACCAGACCCCCACGCACCACCGTCCTGACACCACCACCCTGAAGGACCACTGA
- a CDS encoding iron-siderophore ABC transporter substrate-binding protein, protein MLGSSRRGARLVAALASALLLFTTAAACGSEDDSSEAGADSSASANSAFPVTIAHKYGSTTIKSEPKRIVTVGLTDQDSVLALGKVPVGTTEWLGGYKGAIGPWAADKLGSAKAPTVLKDTGTGPQTEKIAALRPDLILAVYGGLTKDQYTTLSKFAPVVAQPKEYNDFGVPWQKQTEIIGKALGQESKAKDLVKGVQDDIATLAKDNPKFAESTGVMATPYEGIFVFGSQDPRSRILTDLGFKLPKDLDKVIGDEFGANISKERTDLLDTDAIVWIVSDTTKDAATLHKNSLYADLNVVKQGREVFVKESSDYGNAVSFVSVLSLPYMLERLVPQLTAAVDGDTATKVTEPTS, encoded by the coding sequence ATGCTCGGCTCTTCCAGAAGAGGCGCACGCCTCGTCGCGGCGCTCGCCTCGGCACTCCTCCTCTTCACCACCGCCGCGGCCTGCGGCTCCGAGGACGACAGCTCCGAGGCAGGCGCGGACTCGTCCGCGTCCGCGAACAGCGCCTTCCCGGTGACCATCGCCCACAAGTACGGCAGTACCACCATCAAGTCCGAGCCGAAGCGGATCGTCACGGTCGGGCTGACCGACCAGGACTCCGTGCTCGCTCTGGGCAAGGTGCCCGTCGGCACCACCGAGTGGCTCGGCGGCTACAAGGGCGCCATCGGCCCCTGGGCCGCCGACAAGCTGGGCAGCGCGAAGGCCCCGACCGTGCTGAAGGACACCGGCACCGGCCCGCAGACGGAGAAGATCGCCGCGCTCCGGCCGGACCTGATCCTCGCGGTCTACGGCGGTCTGACGAAGGACCAGTACACGACCCTGTCGAAGTTCGCCCCGGTCGTGGCCCAGCCGAAGGAGTACAACGACTTCGGTGTGCCGTGGCAGAAGCAGACCGAGATCATCGGCAAGGCGCTCGGCCAGGAGAGCAAGGCGAAGGACCTGGTGAAGGGCGTCCAGGACGACATCGCGACCCTGGCCAAGGACAATCCGAAGTTCGCGGAGTCCACCGGTGTGATGGCGACCCCGTACGAGGGCATCTTCGTCTTCGGCAGCCAGGATCCCCGCTCGCGCATCCTGACCGACCTCGGCTTCAAGCTGCCGAAGGACCTGGACAAGGTCATCGGTGACGAGTTCGGCGCCAACATCAGCAAGGAGCGCACCGACCTCCTGGACACCGACGCGATCGTGTGGATCGTCTCGGACACGACCAAGGACGCGGCGACGCTCCACAAGAACTCCCTCTACGCCGACCTGAACGTGGTGAAGCAGGGGCGTGAGGTCTTCGTCAAGGAATCGAGCGACTACGGCAACGCCGTCTCGTTCGTGTCGGTGCTGAGCCTGCCGTACATGCTGGAGCGTCTGGTCCCGCAGCTGACCGCGGCGGTCGACGGCGACACGGCCACGAAGGTCACCGAGCCGACGTCCTGA